In the genome of Cupriavidus malaysiensis, one region contains:
- the phaZ gene encoding polyhydroxyalkanoate depolymerase has product MLYQLLEYQRSLLTPVSDWASELTRAFADPDSPLARMPGAPCVAAGCDMLARLGREYGKPDFAIASVPDGARELPIQEQVITERPFCRLLRFAPPPAAVAATRPAVLLCAPLAGHHAVLLREVVSTLLPLCDVYVSDWIDAREVPLSAGSFHLDDYVAYLQDFLRAIEAPSRHLLAVCQATVPALAAVSLLASAGEPLPASLTLVGGPIDARENPTAVDRLALRQPLSWFARHLIHTVPPRYAGAGRRVYPSFLQHAGLVAAHPSRLMGSHWDYYMDLMQGDRAAAALHLRTCDEYNAVIDMAAEFYLDTIRIVFQEFRLARGDWSVGGRPVRPQDIRGIELLTVEGELDDIAGPGQTRAAADLCSGLAARHKHHLMVAGSGHYELFTGPRWRDEVFPAVAALLTAA; this is encoded by the coding sequence ATGCTGTACCAGCTCCTCGAATACCAGCGTTCGCTGCTGACGCCCGTCTCCGACTGGGCCTCCGAGCTGACGCGCGCCTTCGCCGACCCGGACAGCCCGCTGGCGCGCATGCCTGGCGCGCCCTGCGTGGCGGCCGGCTGCGACATGCTGGCGCGCCTGGGGCGCGAGTATGGCAAGCCGGACTTCGCCATTGCTTCGGTGCCTGACGGCGCACGCGAACTGCCCATCCAGGAACAGGTGATCACCGAGCGGCCCTTCTGCCGCCTGCTGCGCTTCGCGCCGCCACCGGCGGCGGTCGCGGCGACGCGCCCGGCCGTGCTGCTGTGCGCGCCGCTGGCCGGCCATCACGCGGTGCTGCTGCGCGAGGTGGTCTCGACCCTGCTGCCGCTGTGCGACGTCTACGTGAGCGACTGGATCGATGCGCGCGAGGTGCCGCTTTCGGCCGGGAGTTTCCATCTCGACGACTACGTGGCCTACCTGCAGGATTTCCTGCGCGCCATCGAGGCGCCGTCCCGCCATCTGCTGGCGGTCTGCCAGGCCACGGTGCCGGCGCTGGCCGCGGTTTCGCTGCTGGCCAGCGCCGGCGAGCCTCTGCCGGCCAGCCTGACCCTGGTGGGCGGCCCGATCGACGCGCGCGAGAATCCGACCGCGGTGGACCGGCTGGCGCTGCGCCAGCCGCTCTCCTGGTTCGCGCGCCACCTGATCCACACCGTGCCACCCCGCTACGCAGGCGCGGGGCGCCGGGTCTATCCCAGCTTCCTGCAGCACGCCGGCCTCGTCGCCGCGCACCCGTCCAGGCTGATGGGATCGCACTGGGACTACTACATGGACCTGATGCAGGGCGACCGCGCCGCGGCCGCCCTGCACCTGCGCACCTGCGACGAGTACAACGCGGTGATCGACATGGCCGCGGAGTTCTACCTCGACACGATCCGCATCGTCTTCCAGGAATTCCGCCTGGCGCGCGGCGACTGGAGCGTCGGCGGCCGGCCGGTGCGGCCCCAGGACATCCGCGGCATCGAGCTGCTGACCGTCGAGGGCGAGCTCGACGACATCGCCGGCCCCGGCCAGACACGGGCCGCGGCCGACCTGTGCAGCGGCCTCGCGGCCCGGCACAAGCACCACCTGATGGTGGCCGGCAGCGGACATTACGAACTCTTCACCGGCCCGCGCTGGCGCGACGAGGTCTTCCCGGCGGTGGCCGCGCTGCTTACCGCCGCTTGA
- a CDS encoding acetyl/propionyl/methylcrotonyl-CoA carboxylase subunit alpha yields the protein MFNKILIANRGEIACRVAATCRRLGIRTVAVYSDADADARHVAFCDEAVHIGGAAARDSYLRADHIIEVARATGAQAIHPGYGFLSENEGFAEACAAAGLVFIGPPASAIRAMGSKSAAKQLMETAAVPLVPGYHGEDQDPALLRREADRIGYPVLLKASAGGGGKGMRVVEAPEAFEAALASVKREALASFGDERVLVEKYLTRPRHIEIQVFADSQGHCVYLFERDCSVQRRHQKVLEEAPAPGMSEERRRAMGEAAVAAARAVGYVGAGTVEFIANQDGSFYFMEMNTRLQVEHPVTEMITGQDLVEWQLRVAAGEPLPLAQEQLRIDGHALEARIYAENPDKQFLPSTGTLRYLRTPAAVQFMRGGAVDGNPHGPAGVRIDAGVREGDTISPYYDPMIAKLIVWGRDRDEALARMRQALAAYQVVGLSTNVAFLQRLVACEAFAQADLDTGLIERNRAVLFPPAAPVGMEAIALAVAALQAREAAERRVDEADPHSPWVRAGAWRLNGDSHTDYLFGAADGELRARLQATAAGEWLRFDGRSEPFRAVAHDGSCTVVLGGRTLHGHYHLEDDAVHVFQAGRHVRLDIVDPLRHASAAEADGGKLAAPMPGRIIAVMVEAGKTIRKGDPLVVMEAMKMEHTLTAPADGVVGEVLYAVGDQVQDGAQLVTLAPAA from the coding sequence ATGTTCAACAAGATCCTGATCGCCAACCGAGGAGAAATCGCCTGCCGCGTGGCGGCCACCTGCCGCCGGCTGGGCATCCGCACCGTGGCGGTGTACTCGGACGCCGACGCCGACGCGCGCCACGTGGCCTTCTGCGACGAGGCCGTGCACATCGGCGGCGCCGCCGCGCGCGACAGCTACCTGCGCGCCGACCACATCATCGAGGTGGCGCGCGCCACCGGCGCCCAGGCCATCCACCCCGGCTACGGCTTCCTCTCCGAGAACGAGGGCTTCGCCGAGGCCTGCGCGGCCGCCGGCCTGGTCTTCATCGGCCCGCCGGCCTCGGCCATCCGCGCCATGGGCAGCAAGAGCGCGGCCAAGCAGCTGATGGAGACCGCCGCCGTGCCGCTGGTGCCCGGCTACCACGGCGAGGACCAGGACCCGGCGCTGCTGCGCCGCGAGGCCGACCGCATCGGCTACCCGGTGCTGCTCAAGGCCAGCGCCGGCGGCGGCGGCAAGGGCATGCGCGTGGTCGAGGCGCCCGAGGCCTTCGAGGCCGCGCTGGCCTCGGTCAAGCGCGAGGCGCTGGCCAGCTTCGGCGACGAGCGCGTGCTGGTCGAGAAGTACCTGACGCGCCCGCGCCACATCGAGATCCAGGTCTTCGCCGACAGCCAGGGCCACTGCGTCTACCTGTTCGAGCGCGATTGCTCGGTGCAGCGGCGCCACCAGAAGGTGCTGGAAGAGGCGCCGGCGCCGGGCATGAGCGAGGAACGCCGGCGCGCCATGGGCGAGGCGGCGGTGGCCGCGGCGCGCGCGGTGGGCTACGTGGGCGCCGGCACGGTGGAGTTCATCGCCAACCAGGACGGCAGCTTCTACTTCATGGAGATGAACACGCGGCTGCAGGTCGAGCACCCGGTGACCGAGATGATCACCGGGCAGGACCTGGTCGAGTGGCAGCTGCGCGTGGCCGCGGGCGAGCCGCTGCCGCTGGCGCAGGAGCAGTTGCGCATCGACGGCCACGCGCTGGAGGCGCGCATCTACGCCGAGAACCCGGACAAGCAGTTCCTGCCCTCGACCGGCACGCTGCGCTACCTGCGCACGCCGGCGGCGGTGCAGTTCATGCGCGGCGGCGCGGTCGACGGCAACCCGCACGGCCCGGCCGGCGTGCGCATCGACGCGGGTGTGCGCGAGGGCGACACCATCAGCCCCTACTACGACCCGATGATCGCCAAGCTGATCGTGTGGGGGCGCGACCGCGACGAGGCGCTGGCGCGCATGCGCCAGGCGCTGGCGGCCTACCAGGTGGTGGGGCTGTCGACCAACGTGGCCTTCCTGCAGCGGCTGGTGGCGTGCGAGGCCTTCGCGCAGGCGGACCTGGACACCGGGCTGATCGAACGCAACCGGGCAGTGCTGTTCCCGCCGGCGGCGCCGGTGGGCATGGAGGCCATCGCGCTGGCGGTGGCGGCGCTGCAGGCGCGCGAGGCGGCCGAGCGCCGCGTCGACGAGGCCGATCCCCACTCGCCCTGGGTGCGTGCCGGGGCCTGGCGCCTCAATGGCGACAGCCACACGGACTACCTGTTCGGCGCCGCCGACGGCGAACTGCGGGCACGCCTGCAGGCCACCGCGGCCGGGGAATGGCTGCGCTTCGACGGCCGCAGCGAGCCCTTCCGCGCCGTGGCCCACGATGGCAGCTGCACCGTGGTGCTGGGCGGCCGCACGCTGCACGGCCATTACCACCTGGAGGATGACGCCGTCCATGTGTTCCAGGCTGGCCGGCATGTGCGGCTCGACATCGTCGATCCGCTGCGCCACGCCAGTGCCGCCGAGGCCGATGGCGGCAAGCTGGCGGCGCCGATGCCCGGGCGCATCATCGCGGTCATGGTCGAGGCCGGCAAGACCATCCGCAAGGGCGACCCGCTGGTGGTGATGGAAGCGATGAAGATGGAGCACACCCTGACGGCGCCGGCAGACGGCGTGGTCGGCGAAGTGCTGTATGCCGTGGGCGACCAGGTGCAGGACGGCGCCCAGCTGGTGACGCTGGCCCCGGCGGCCTGA
- a CDS encoding enoyl-CoA hydratase/isomerase family protein encodes MEFTTLTVTTARHVATVTLNRPDVRNAFNETVIAELTGAFRALGAEPEVRAIVLAGNGPAFCAGADLNWMKKMAGYSNEENHADALTLAEMLYTIWSCPKPVIARIHGDTYAGGVGLAAACDIAVAADHAHFCLSEARLGLLPATISPYVIRAMGEQAARRYFITAERFDAAEALRLGFVHAVAGADALDAKVNEISAALVANSPNAVRESKRLVREVAGRPIDDDLLADTAERIAAIRASDEGREGVRSFLEKRTPAWRPA; translated from the coding sequence ATGGAATTCACCACCCTCACCGTCACTACCGCCCGCCACGTCGCCACGGTCACGCTGAACCGCCCGGACGTGCGCAACGCCTTCAACGAGACCGTGATCGCGGAGCTTACCGGCGCCTTCCGCGCGCTGGGCGCGGAGCCCGAGGTGCGCGCCATCGTGCTGGCCGGCAACGGCCCGGCCTTCTGCGCCGGCGCCGACCTGAACTGGATGAAGAAGATGGCCGGTTACTCCAATGAGGAGAACCATGCCGACGCGCTCACGCTGGCCGAGATGCTGTACACCATCTGGTCCTGCCCCAAGCCGGTGATCGCCCGCATCCATGGCGACACCTACGCCGGCGGCGTCGGCCTGGCCGCGGCCTGCGACATCGCCGTGGCCGCCGACCATGCGCACTTCTGCCTGTCGGAGGCGCGCCTGGGCCTGCTGCCCGCCACCATCAGCCCCTATGTGATCCGCGCCATGGGCGAGCAGGCAGCGCGCCGCTACTTCATCACCGCCGAGCGCTTCGATGCCGCCGAGGCGCTGCGCCTGGGCTTCGTCCATGCCGTGGCCGGCGCCGATGCGCTCGACGCCAAGGTCAACGAGATCAGCGCGGCGCTGGTCGCCAACAGCCCGAACGCGGTACGCGAAAGCAAGCGCCTGGTGCGCGAGGTAGCCGGCCGCCCGATCGACGACGACCTGCTGGCCGACACCGCCGAGCGCATCGCCGCCATCCGCGCCTCCGACGAAGGCCGCGAAGGCGTGCGCTCCTTCCTGGAGAAACGCACACCAGCCTGGCGTCCCGCCTGA
- a CDS encoding carboxyl transferase domain-containing protein has translation MPILESKLNARAEAFKANAEAMQALVADLKAKIAKLAEGGGEAARDKHLARGKLLPRDRVQQLLDPGTPFLELSQLAAYDMYDDAAPGAGIITGIGRVAGQECVIVCNDATVKGGTYYPMTVKKHVRAQEIAEENNLPCIYLVDSGGANLPNQDEVFPDRDHFGRIFYNQANLSKRGIPQIAVVMGSCTAGGAYVPAMSDESIIVKNQGTIFLGGPPLVKAATGEEVSAEDLGGADVHTRLSGVADYFAQNDLHALSLARNIVQHLNRRKPDQIRLHEPKPPRYPVEELYGVIPTDTRKPYDVREVIARIVDDSDFDEFKARYGTTLVCGFARIWGYPVGIVANNGILFSESALKGAHFIELCCQRKIPLVFLQNITGFMVGRKYENEGIARNGAKMVTAVATAQVPKFTVIIGGSFGAGNYGMCGRAYSPRFLWMWPNARISVMGGEQAASVLATVRRDGIEAKGGNWSAEQEEAFKQPIRDQYEHQGHPYYASARLWDDGVIDPAQTRTVLGLGLSASLNAPIEDMKFGVFRM, from the coding sequence ATGCCCATCCTCGAATCCAAGCTCAATGCCCGCGCCGAGGCCTTCAAGGCCAATGCCGAGGCCATGCAGGCCCTGGTGGCCGACCTCAAGGCCAAGATCGCCAAGCTCGCCGAAGGCGGCGGCGAAGCCGCGCGCGACAAGCACCTGGCGCGCGGCAAGCTGCTGCCGCGCGACCGCGTGCAGCAACTGCTCGATCCGGGCACGCCTTTCCTGGAGCTGTCCCAGCTGGCGGCCTACGACATGTACGACGATGCGGCGCCCGGCGCCGGCATCATCACCGGGATCGGCCGCGTGGCCGGCCAGGAATGCGTGATCGTCTGCAACGACGCCACCGTCAAGGGCGGGACCTACTACCCGATGACGGTGAAGAAGCACGTGCGCGCGCAGGAGATCGCCGAAGAGAACAACCTGCCCTGCATCTACCTGGTGGACTCCGGCGGTGCCAACCTGCCGAACCAGGACGAGGTGTTCCCGGACCGCGACCATTTCGGCCGCATCTTCTACAACCAGGCCAACCTGTCCAAGCGGGGCATTCCGCAGATCGCCGTGGTGATGGGCTCCTGCACCGCGGGCGGCGCCTACGTGCCGGCGATGAGTGACGAGTCCATCATCGTCAAGAACCAGGGCACCATCTTCCTGGGCGGCCCGCCGCTGGTGAAGGCCGCCACCGGCGAGGAAGTCAGCGCCGAGGACCTGGGCGGCGCCGACGTGCACACCCGCCTGTCCGGCGTGGCCGACTACTTCGCGCAGAACGACCTGCACGCGCTGTCGCTGGCGCGCAATATCGTCCAGCACCTGAACCGCCGCAAGCCCGACCAGATCCGCCTGCACGAGCCCAAGCCGCCGCGCTACCCGGTGGAAGAGCTGTACGGCGTGATCCCCACCGACACGCGCAAGCCGTACGACGTGCGCGAGGTGATCGCGCGCATCGTCGACGACTCCGACTTCGACGAGTTCAAGGCCCGCTACGGCACCACGCTGGTGTGCGGTTTCGCCCGCATCTGGGGTTACCCGGTCGGCATCGTCGCCAACAACGGCATCCTGTTCTCCGAATCGGCGCTCAAGGGCGCGCACTTCATCGAACTGTGCTGCCAGCGCAAGATCCCGCTGGTGTTCCTGCAGAACATCACCGGCTTCATGGTGGGCCGCAAGTACGAGAACGAAGGCATCGCGCGCAACGGCGCCAAGATGGTGACCGCGGTCGCCACCGCCCAGGTGCCCAAGTTCACCGTGATCATCGGCGGCTCCTTCGGCGCCGGCAACTACGGCATGTGCGGCCGCGCCTACTCGCCGCGCTTCCTGTGGATGTGGCCCAACGCCCGCATCTCGGTGATGGGCGGCGAGCAGGCCGCCAGCGTGCTGGCCACCGTGCGCCGTGACGGCATCGAGGCCAAGGGCGGCAACTGGAGCGCCGAGCAGGAAGAGGCCTTCAAGCAGCCGATCCGCGACCAGTACGAGCACCAGGGCCACCCCTACTACGCCAGCGCGCGACTGTGGGACGACGGCGTGATCGACCCGGCGCAGACCCGCACCGTGCTCGGCCTCGGCTTGTCGGCCAGCCTCAACGCACCGATCGAAGACATGAAGTTCGGCGTCTTCCGCATGTGA
- a CDS encoding isovaleryl-CoA dehydrogenase, with the protein MTELPGLKFDLGEDIEMLRSAVRDWAQAELAPRAGEIDRTDQFPMDAWKKMGDLGVLGITVAEEYGGANMGYLAHMIAMEEISRASASVGLSYGAHSNLCVNQIHRNGTPAQKARYLPKLVSGEWIGALAMSEPNAGSDVVSMKLRADFKGDRYVLNGTKMWITNGPDCDVLVVYAKTEPELGARGMTAFIVEKGMKGFSVAQKLDKLGMRGSHTGELVFEDVEVPVENILGAENGGAKVLMSGLDYERAVLSGGPVGIMQACMDVITPYIHDRKQFGQSIGEFQLIQGKVADMYTTLQAARSYLYTVGKNLDALGSDHVRQVRKDCAAVILYTAEKATWMAGETVQILGGNGYINEYPAGRLWRDAKLYEIGAGTSEIRRMLIGRELFAETM; encoded by the coding sequence ATGACCGAACTCCCCGGACTGAAATTCGACCTCGGTGAAGACATCGAGATGCTGCGCTCCGCCGTGCGCGACTGGGCCCAGGCCGAGCTGGCGCCGCGCGCCGGCGAGATCGACCGCACCGACCAGTTCCCGATGGACGCCTGGAAGAAGATGGGCGACCTCGGCGTGCTCGGCATCACCGTGGCCGAGGAATACGGCGGCGCCAATATGGGCTATCTCGCCCACATGATCGCCATGGAGGAGATCAGCCGCGCCTCCGCCTCGGTGGGCCTGTCCTACGGCGCCCACTCCAACCTGTGCGTGAACCAGATCCACCGCAACGGCACGCCGGCGCAGAAGGCCCGCTACCTGCCCAAGCTGGTCTCGGGCGAATGGATCGGCGCGCTTGCCATGAGCGAGCCGAATGCCGGCTCGGATGTGGTCAGCATGAAGCTGCGCGCCGACTTCAAGGGCGACCGCTATGTGCTCAACGGCACCAAGATGTGGATCACCAACGGCCCCGACTGCGACGTGCTGGTGGTCTACGCCAAGACCGAGCCCGAGCTGGGCGCGCGCGGCATGACCGCCTTCATCGTCGAGAAGGGCATGAAGGGTTTCTCGGTGGCGCAGAAGCTGGACAAGCTGGGCATGCGCGGCTCGCACACCGGCGAGCTGGTGTTCGAGGACGTCGAAGTGCCGGTGGAAAATATCCTCGGCGCCGAGAACGGCGGCGCCAAGGTGCTGATGAGCGGCCTCGACTACGAGCGCGCCGTGCTGTCGGGCGGCCCGGTCGGCATCATGCAGGCCTGCATGGACGTGATCACCCCTTACATCCACGACCGCAAGCAGTTCGGCCAGAGCATCGGCGAGTTCCAGCTGATCCAGGGCAAGGTGGCCGATATGTACACCACGCTGCAGGCCGCGCGCAGCTACCTGTACACGGTCGGCAAGAACCTCGACGCGCTCGGCAGCGACCACGTGCGCCAGGTGCGCAAGGACTGCGCGGCGGTGATCCTGTACACGGCGGAGAAGGCCACCTGGATGGCCGGCGAGACGGTGCAGATCCTGGGCGGCAATGGCTACATCAACGAATACCCGGCCGGCCGCCTGTGGCGCGACGCCAAGCTGTACGAGATCGGCGCCGGCACCTCGGAGATCCGCCGCATGCTGATCGGCCGCGAACTGTTCGCCGAGACCATGTAA
- a CDS encoding AMP-binding protein, which translates to MTDTTRTETAVGLPLDGMSHVRGDTRIPLSEQTIPDFLAATAARFPERPAVVFREQGVRWTWREFTAAVDAMAAGLLALGLRRGDRVGIWSPNRVEWLLTQFATARAGLVMVNINPAYRLAELEYALNKVGCKAIIAAETFKTSRYLEMLQTLAPELAASAPGALQAARLPALRWVIRMGEARTPGMLNFDEMVARGAAVPRAELDALTASLDRNDPINIQFTSGTTGAPKGATLTHRNILNNARYIAMAMRFTEQDKLCIPVPLYHCFGMVLAVLACVSTGACMVFPGEAFDPVATMAAVSEERCSALHGVPTMFIAQLDHPDFGSYDFSSLRTGIMAGAPCPIEVMKRVIKDMHMAEVTIAYGMTETSPVSFQSATDDPLDKRVATVGRVHPHLECKVVDVDGQVLPVGATGELCTRGYSVMQGYWEDEARTAEAIRDGWMHTGDLATIDADGYCNIVGRVKDMLIRGGENVYPREIEEFLFRHPKVQAVQVFGVPDPKYGEEICAWIVLRPGQSATEDEIRAFCREQIAHYKIPRYIRFVDEMPMTITGKVQKFVMRERMTVELNLTEPKTA; encoded by the coding sequence ATGACCGACACCACCCGCACCGAGACAGCCGTGGGCCTTCCCCTCGACGGAATGTCGCACGTGCGCGGCGATACCCGCATCCCGCTGTCCGAGCAGACCATCCCGGACTTCCTCGCCGCCACCGCGGCGCGCTTCCCGGAGCGGCCGGCGGTGGTGTTCCGCGAACAGGGCGTGCGCTGGACCTGGCGCGAGTTCACCGCCGCGGTCGATGCCATGGCCGCCGGCCTGCTGGCGCTCGGCCTGCGCCGCGGGGATCGTGTCGGCATCTGGTCGCCGAACCGGGTGGAATGGCTGCTGACCCAGTTCGCCACCGCGCGCGCCGGCCTGGTCATGGTCAACATCAATCCGGCCTACCGGCTGGCCGAGCTGGAGTACGCGCTCAACAAGGTCGGCTGCAAGGCCATCATCGCGGCGGAAACCTTCAAGACCTCGCGCTACCTGGAGATGCTGCAGACGCTGGCGCCCGAGCTGGCCGCCAGCGCACCCGGCGCGCTGCAGGCGGCGCGCCTGCCGGCGCTGCGCTGGGTGATCCGCATGGGCGAGGCACGCACGCCGGGCATGCTCAATTTCGACGAGATGGTGGCGCGCGGCGCCGCCGTGCCACGTGCCGAACTGGACGCACTGACGGCCTCGCTCGACCGCAACGACCCGATCAATATCCAGTTCACCAGCGGCACCACCGGCGCCCCCAAGGGCGCCACCTTGACGCACCGCAACATCCTCAACAACGCCCGCTACATCGCCATGGCGATGCGCTTCACCGAGCAGGACAAGCTGTGCATCCCGGTGCCGCTCTACCACTGCTTCGGCATGGTGCTGGCAGTGCTGGCCTGCGTGTCCACCGGCGCCTGCATGGTGTTCCCCGGCGAGGCCTTCGACCCGGTCGCCACCATGGCGGCGGTCAGCGAGGAGCGCTGCAGCGCCCTGCACGGCGTGCCGACCATGTTCATCGCCCAGCTCGACCACCCCGACTTCGGCAGCTACGACTTCTCCTCGCTGCGCACCGGCATCATGGCCGGCGCGCCCTGCCCGATCGAGGTGATGAAGCGGGTGATCAAGGACATGCACATGGCCGAGGTGACCATCGCCTACGGCATGACCGAGACCAGCCCGGTGTCCTTCCAGAGCGCCACCGACGACCCGCTCGACAAGCGCGTGGCCACGGTCGGGCGCGTCCATCCGCACCTGGAGTGCAAGGTGGTCGACGTCGACGGCCAGGTGCTGCCGGTCGGCGCCACCGGCGAGCTGTGCACGCGCGGCTATTCGGTGATGCAGGGCTACTGGGAGGATGAGGCGCGCACGGCCGAGGCCATCCGCGACGGCTGGATGCACACCGGCGACCTCGCCACCATCGACGCCGACGGCTACTGCAATATCGTCGGCCGCGTCAAGGACATGCTGATCCGCGGCGGCGAGAACGTCTACCCGCGCGAGATCGAGGAGTTCCTCTTCCGCCACCCCAAGGTGCAGGCCGTGCAGGTGTTCGGCGTGCCCGATCCGAAGTACGGCGAGGAGATCTGCGCCTGGATCGTGCTACGGCCCGGCCAGAGCGCCACCGAGGACGAGATCCGCGCTTTCTGCCGCGAGCAGATCGCCCACTACAAGATCCCGCGCTACATCCGCTTCGTCGACGAGATGCCGATGACCATCACCGGCAAGGTGCAGAAGTTCGTCATGCGTGAGCGCATGACGGTGGAGCTGAACCTGACCGAACCGAAGACCGCCTGA
- a CDS encoding TetR/AcrR family transcriptional regulator, translating into MDDTLARRRVPARAKAEQRIRDILRISREVFSELGYERTTTTEIAQRLGISEGTIFTYFHSKRELCARVIQDWYDEIIAAIENGMPRGQSTRAQLEFFIHTHLRLFLIQGTGLCALVLSEGRAKGQGLGEVFLPLQRRYTAPLMDLLARAREAGEIRADLPLSLLRSAILGPMEHVLWDAVVGGRPVDIEKTAQHLVALLWPALLPPDLEVAALKRFYGEVGVALRRVEEGK; encoded by the coding sequence ATGGACGACACCCTGGCCAGGCGGCGCGTACCGGCGCGCGCCAAGGCGGAACAACGCATACGCGACATCCTGCGGATCAGCCGCGAGGTGTTCTCCGAGCTGGGGTACGAGCGCACCACCACGACCGAGATCGCCCAGCGCCTGGGGATCTCGGAAGGCACCATCTTCACTTACTTCCACAGCAAGCGCGAACTGTGCGCGCGCGTGATCCAGGACTGGTACGACGAGATCATCGCCGCCATCGAGAACGGCATGCCGCGCGGCCAGAGCACCCGGGCGCAGCTCGAGTTCTTCATCCATACGCACCTGCGGCTGTTCCTGATCCAGGGCACCGGCCTGTGCGCCCTGGTGCTCTCCGAAGGGCGCGCCAAGGGACAGGGCCTGGGCGAGGTCTTCCTGCCGCTGCAGCGCCGCTACACCGCGCCGCTGATGGACCTGCTGGCGCGCGCACGGGAAGCCGGCGAGATCCGCGCCGACCTGCCGCTCAGCCTGCTGCGCTCGGCCATCCTCGGTCCGATGGAGCACGTGCTGTGGGATGCGGTGGTGGGCGGGCGCCCGGTCGACATCGAGAAGACGGCGCAGCACCTGGTGGCCTTGCTGTGGCCGGCTTTGCTGCCGCCTGATCTGGAGGTGGCGGCGTTGAAGCGGTTTTATGGGGAGGTGGGGGTGGCGTTGAGGCGGGTGGAGGAGGGGAAGTAG
- a CDS encoding ABC transporter permease: protein MNANDTGAAAPARQDASPAAPTTRTRPRHLANIYRLGVKELWSLVRDPMMLILIVFAFTVTIYTSATAIPETLHMAPIAVTDNDGSPLSSRIVSAFYPPHFSAPAMVSPAGADAGMDAGRYTFALDIPPNLQRDVLAGRPAEIQLNIDATRMSQAFTGSGYVQQILNDEINEFVRRYRAAADLPVDLAVRMRFNPNLTQSWFGAMMEIINNVTMLSIILTGAALIREREHGTIEHLLVMPVTPTEIMLAKVWSMGLVVLLAAGFSLTFVVRGALHVPIEGSMWLFLAGAALHLFATTSMGIFMATLARSMPQFGMLLVLVLLPLQMLSGGSTPRESMPEFVQVIMLAAPTTHFVELGQAILYRGAGMGVVWKPFLFLLVIGSVLFAFSLGRFRRALSQMA from the coding sequence ATGAACGCCAACGACACCGGGGCCGCCGCGCCCGCCCGGCAAGACGCCAGCCCGGCCGCGCCCACCACCCGCACCCGGCCCCGCCACCTGGCCAATATCTACCGGCTGGGGGTCAAGGAGCTGTGGAGCCTGGTGCGCGATCCCATGATGCTGATCCTGATCGTGTTCGCCTTCACCGTGACGATCTACACCTCGGCCACGGCGATTCCCGAAACCCTGCACATGGCCCCCATCGCCGTCACCGACAACGACGGCTCGCCGCTGTCCTCGCGCATCGTCTCGGCCTTCTACCCGCCGCACTTCTCCGCCCCGGCCATGGTCAGCCCGGCCGGGGCCGACGCCGGCATGGACGCCGGCCGCTACACCTTCGCGCTCGACATCCCGCCCAACCTGCAGCGCGACGTGCTGGCGGGGCGTCCGGCCGAGATCCAGCTCAACATCGACGCCACCCGCATGAGCCAGGCCTTCACCGGCAGCGGCTACGTCCAGCAGATCCTCAACGACGAAATCAACGAATTCGTGCGCCGCTACCGCGCCGCCGCCGACCTGCCGGTCGACCTCGCCGTGCGCATGCGCTTCAACCCCAACCTGACCCAGTCGTGGTTCGGCGCCATGATGGAGATCATCAACAACGTCACCATGCTCTCCATCATCCTGACCGGCGCCGCGCTGATCCGCGAGCGCGAGCACGGCACCATCGAGCACCTGCTGGTGATGCCGGTCACGCCGACCGAGATCATGCTGGCCAAGGTGTGGTCGATGGGCCTGGTGGTGTTGCTGGCGGCGGGCTTCTCGCTCACCTTCGTCGTGCGCGGCGCGCTGCACGTTCCCATCGAGGGTTCGATGTGGCTGTTCCTGGCCGGCGCCGCGCTGCACCTGTTCGCCACCACCTCGATGGGGATCTTCATGGCCACGCTGGCGCGCAGCATGCCACAGTTCGGCATGCTGCTGGTGCTCGTGCTGCTGCCGCTGCAGATGCTGTCGGGCGGCAGCACGCCGCGCGAGAGCATGCCGGAGTTCGTGCAGGTCATCATGCTGGCGGCGCCGACCACCCACTTCGTCGAGCTTGGGCAGGCCATTCTCTATCGTGGTGCTGGGATGGGCGTGGTCTGGAAGCCGTTTCTTTTCCTGCTGGTGATCGGCAGTGTCTTGTTTGCGTTTTCGCTGGGGCGGTTTCGTAGGGCGTTGAGTCAGATGGCTTGA